In one window of Henckelia pumila isolate YLH828 chromosome 1, ASM3356847v2, whole genome shotgun sequence DNA:
- the LOC140878671 gene encoding uncharacterized protein isoform X2, producing the protein MGEKDAESVKPESVANGNVETEERTEPVMEKEEHHDGVTETEEENKVAEKVENTNIDKEKVNDVKETEENAENEDAEKEVGRDEIMEETKEEEEKQQVAEEKVDMEIEEMNHGPSEKSEADAKAEDKLDGVGEEEKLKESKEERGLKNHLRTKSSEGKKGKSLKHETEDKESNTQREEKTKETKTSTDKKEEQKTPVALTIDRPVRERKTVERLVAIIEQDAGKEFKVEKGRGTALKDIPNVAYKLSRKKSDDTFKLLHTILFGRRAKAAQVKNNISRFSGFTWRDDEEKQMLKLKEKLDKIFKDKLVEICDVLDIPISATVRKEDIMSKLIEFLVAPHATTTELLAEKEQSSKGKKRKRESKSASGSVTPSEGSAKSQKKTKGTPKKDSEPKPKDESEEDEETYDENDKSNGLDRSEDEKSEPAERKEKENESEKSDKDEGKKKQGSGKSSAKKGTADKAKTKKVATVSKEARVPPKKETPKSRASRPKNKKDSSTKSFSDKKRDESVKEKTSTPKKASSIVSPGRKILKVKDNLREEKLKPSDDELRNAITEILKEVDFNTATFTDILKMLVLFPYLVPNQ; encoded by the exons ATGGGTGAGAAAGATGCAGAGTCGGTTAAGCCCGAGTCCGTGGCAAATGGGAATGTTGAGACGGAGGAAAGGACAGAACCTGTGATGGAGAAGGAGGAACATCACGATGGAGTAACAGAAACGGAAGAAGAAAACAAGGTTGCCGAGAAAGTTGAGAATACCAATATAGACAAAGAAAAAGTGAATGATGTCAAGGAAACTGAAGAGAATGCAGAAAATGAAGATGCAGAGAAAGAAGTAGGAAGAGATGAAATAATGGAAGAgacaaaagaagaagaagaaaagcagCAAGTTGCAGAAGAAAAAGTGGACATGGAGATCGAGGAAATGAACCATGGCCCCAGTGAAAAATCCGAGGCTGATGCTAAGGCTGAGGACAAGTTGGATGGGGTGGGAGAAGAGGAAAAACTGAAAGAATCTAAAGAGGAGAGGGGCCTGAAGAATCATCTGAGAACAAAGAGTAGTGAGGGCAAAAAAGGAAAAAGTCTGAAACATGAAACAGAAGACAAGGAATCAAATACGCAGAGGGAGGAAAAAACTAAAGAAACTAAAACCTCGACTGATAAAAAAGAGGAGCAGAAAACCCCAGTGGCTCTGACAATCGACCGGCCTGTTCGTGAGAGGAAAACTGTTGAGAGACTAGTGGCCATTATTGAGCAGGATGCTGGTAAGGAGTTCAAAGTTGAAAAG GGTCGTGGAACTGCACTGAAAGATATTCCAAATG TGGCTTACAAGCTGTCCAGGAAGAAGAGTGACGATACCTTCAAATTGTTGCATACTATTCTCTTTGGAAGGAGAGCAAAG GCGGCTCAAGTTAAGAACAACATATCAAGATTCTCTGGGTTCACTTGGCGTGATGATGAG GAAAAGCAAATGCTAAAACTTAAGGAGAAACTTGACAAGATTTTCAAAGATAAACTAGTCGAGATTTGTGATGTCCTTGATATACCAATATCGGCTACTGTAAGGAAG GAAGATATCATGTCAAAGTTGATAGAATTTTTGGTGGCACCTCATGCAACCACCACTGAGTTGCTTGCTGAAAAAGAACAG TCAAGCAAGgggaaaaaaagaaagagagaGAGCAAATCAGCATCTGGGAGTGTGACACCTTCAGAAGGTTCAGCAAAG AGTCAAAAGAAAACCAAGGGTACACCAAAAAAGGATAGCGAACCTAAACCCAAAGATGAATCAGAGGAAGATGAGGAAACATATGATGAGAATGATAAAAGTAATGGTTTGGATAGGTCAGAAGATGAGAAATCTGAACCTGCCGAACGCAAAGAGAAGGAAAATGAATCTGAAAAATCTGATAAAGACGAAGGAAAGAAGAAACAGGGATCAGGAAAGTCCTCTGCAAAGAAGGGAACTGCTGACAAAGCAAAAACCAAGAAAGTAGCAACGGTCTCTAAAGAAGCCAGGGTTCCACCGAAAAAAGAAACTCCAAAATCACGGGCAAGTCGCCCAAAAAACAAGAAGGATTCTAGTACAAAGAGTTTCTCTGATAAGAAGAGAGATGAATCGGTCAAGGAGAAGACATCAACTCCAAAGAAAGCTTCATCTATTGTGAGCCCTG GGAGAAAAATACTGAAGGTGAAAGACAATCTCAGGGAGGAGAAACTAAAGCCAAGTGACGATGAACTTAGAAATGCGATTACTGAAATCCTCAAAGAGGTTGACTTCAACACT GCTACCTTCACCGACATTCTGAAGATGCTTG TTTTGTTCCCCTACCTGGTTCCAAACCAATAA
- the LOC140878671 gene encoding DEK domain-containing chromatin-associated protein 3-like isoform X1 gives MGEKDAESVKPESVANGNVETEERTEPVMEKEEHHDGVTETEEENKVAEKVENTNIDKEKVNDVKETEENAENEDAEKEVGRDEIMEETKEEEEKQQVAEEKVDMEIEEMNHGPSEKSEADAKAEDKLDGVGEEEKLKESKEERGLKNHLRTKSSEGKKGKSLKHETEDKESNTQREEKTKETKTSTDKKEEQKTPVALTIDRPVRERKTVERLVAIIEQDAGKEFKVEKGRGTALKDIPNVAYKLSRKKSDDTFKLLHTILFGRRAKAAQVKNNISRFSGFTWRDDEEKQMLKLKEKLDKIFKDKLVEICDVLDIPISATVRKEDIMSKLIEFLVAPHATTTELLAEKEQSSKGKKRKRESKSASGSVTPSEGSAKSQKKTKGTPKKDSEPKPKDESEEDEETYDENDKSNGLDRSEDEKSEPAERKEKENESEKSDKDEGKKKQGSGKSSAKKGTADKAKTKKVATVSKEARVPPKKETPKSRASRPKNKKDSSTKSFSDKKRDESVKEKTSTPKKASSIVSPGRKILKVKDNLREEKLKPSDDELRNAITEILKEVDFNTATFTDILKMLAKRFNKDLMPRKPSIKLMIQDELSKIADAEEADDEKDGGGGAKDGKEPSSQRVEA, from the exons ATGGGTGAGAAAGATGCAGAGTCGGTTAAGCCCGAGTCCGTGGCAAATGGGAATGTTGAGACGGAGGAAAGGACAGAACCTGTGATGGAGAAGGAGGAACATCACGATGGAGTAACAGAAACGGAAGAAGAAAACAAGGTTGCCGAGAAAGTTGAGAATACCAATATAGACAAAGAAAAAGTGAATGATGTCAAGGAAACTGAAGAGAATGCAGAAAATGAAGATGCAGAGAAAGAAGTAGGAAGAGATGAAATAATGGAAGAgacaaaagaagaagaagaaaagcagCAAGTTGCAGAAGAAAAAGTGGACATGGAGATCGAGGAAATGAACCATGGCCCCAGTGAAAAATCCGAGGCTGATGCTAAGGCTGAGGACAAGTTGGATGGGGTGGGAGAAGAGGAAAAACTGAAAGAATCTAAAGAGGAGAGGGGCCTGAAGAATCATCTGAGAACAAAGAGTAGTGAGGGCAAAAAAGGAAAAAGTCTGAAACATGAAACAGAAGACAAGGAATCAAATACGCAGAGGGAGGAAAAAACTAAAGAAACTAAAACCTCGACTGATAAAAAAGAGGAGCAGAAAACCCCAGTGGCTCTGACAATCGACCGGCCTGTTCGTGAGAGGAAAACTGTTGAGAGACTAGTGGCCATTATTGAGCAGGATGCTGGTAAGGAGTTCAAAGTTGAAAAG GGTCGTGGAACTGCACTGAAAGATATTCCAAATG TGGCTTACAAGCTGTCCAGGAAGAAGAGTGACGATACCTTCAAATTGTTGCATACTATTCTCTTTGGAAGGAGAGCAAAG GCGGCTCAAGTTAAGAACAACATATCAAGATTCTCTGGGTTCACTTGGCGTGATGATGAG GAAAAGCAAATGCTAAAACTTAAGGAGAAACTTGACAAGATTTTCAAAGATAAACTAGTCGAGATTTGTGATGTCCTTGATATACCAATATCGGCTACTGTAAGGAAG GAAGATATCATGTCAAAGTTGATAGAATTTTTGGTGGCACCTCATGCAACCACCACTGAGTTGCTTGCTGAAAAAGAACAG TCAAGCAAGgggaaaaaaagaaagagagaGAGCAAATCAGCATCTGGGAGTGTGACACCTTCAGAAGGTTCAGCAAAG AGTCAAAAGAAAACCAAGGGTACACCAAAAAAGGATAGCGAACCTAAACCCAAAGATGAATCAGAGGAAGATGAGGAAACATATGATGAGAATGATAAAAGTAATGGTTTGGATAGGTCAGAAGATGAGAAATCTGAACCTGCCGAACGCAAAGAGAAGGAAAATGAATCTGAAAAATCTGATAAAGACGAAGGAAAGAAGAAACAGGGATCAGGAAAGTCCTCTGCAAAGAAGGGAACTGCTGACAAAGCAAAAACCAAGAAAGTAGCAACGGTCTCTAAAGAAGCCAGGGTTCCACCGAAAAAAGAAACTCCAAAATCACGGGCAAGTCGCCCAAAAAACAAGAAGGATTCTAGTACAAAGAGTTTCTCTGATAAGAAGAGAGATGAATCGGTCAAGGAGAAGACATCAACTCCAAAGAAAGCTTCATCTATTGTGAGCCCTG GGAGAAAAATACTGAAGGTGAAAGACAATCTCAGGGAGGAGAAACTAAAGCCAAGTGACGATGAACTTAGAAATGCGATTACTGAAATCCTCAAAGAGGTTGACTTCAACACT GCTACCTTCACCGACATTCTGAAGATGCTTG CCAAGCGATTCAATAAAGATCTGATGCCTAGAAAACCATCAATAAAGCTCATGATTCAGGACGAGCTTAGCAAAATTGCTGATGCTGAAGAGGCTGATGATGAAAAGGATGGGGGTGGTGGTGCCAAAGATGGAAAAGAACCTTCTAGCCAACGTGTTGAGGCCTGA